One Pieris napi chromosome W, ilPieNapi1.2, whole genome shotgun sequence DNA segment encodes these proteins:
- the LOC125062060 gene encoding splicing factor U2af large subunit B-like, whose amino-acid sequence MPALMDLKPFGSDGLTKLKSQDARDAVSPRFVDRRERDHDRERDRGRDRDSECDRERERDYDGRHNRRSEDRRSSGRDRGSERSRSRGHAYPPPHTSNERRSPSSGDYRTSSYKINKKLEVMEKMGKLLHALY is encoded by the exons ATGCCAGCATTAATGGATCTTAAACCATTTGGAAGTGACGGGCTGACCAAGTTAAAATCACAAGACGCTCGTGACGCTGTATCTCCCAG gtTTGTTGATCGTCGGGAACGTGATCATGACCGAGAGCGTGATCGTGGACGCGACCGTGACTCTGAGTGTGACCGCGAACGAGAACGCGATTATGATGGCAGACACAACAGACGTTCTGAAGATAGACG GTCATCTGGACGCGACAGAGGCAGCGAGAGGTCTCGATCACGTGGTCACGCCTATCCTCCCCCACACAC GTCAAATGAACGAAGATCACCCTCATCTGGTGACTACAGAACGTCTTCATACAAAATCAATAAGAAGCTCGAGGTTATGGAAAAAATGGGTAAattattacacgctttatattag